In the genome of Chloroflexota bacterium, one region contains:
- a CDS encoding pantoate--beta-alanine ligase, translating into MRVIESVAAFREAHAVAEKPLGLVPTMGFLHEGHMALVRRARKENGTVTVSIFVNPTQFGPSEDFETYPRDMDADLAQLDGAGVDLVFAPPVDEVYPFGFDTFVDVGRIGERLEGEHRAGHFRGVATVVCKLLTIVRPDRAYFGQKDAQQCLVVKRLNTDLNLGAEIVVCPTVRDPDGLALSSRNVYLSASEREVALSLHRSLTVACQLRNQGETDANLVRRRMREIITAYPSAAIDYISVADAEDLSELNIIDRPALVSLAVRIGRTRLIDNVIL; encoded by the coding sequence ATGCGGGTAATCGAATCGGTCGCCGCCTTTCGCGAGGCGCACGCGGTTGCCGAAAAGCCGCTGGGACTCGTCCCCACAATGGGCTTTCTACACGAGGGCCACATGGCGCTCGTCCGCCGCGCGCGCAAGGAAAACGGCACCGTCACAGTCAGCATCTTCGTCAACCCGACGCAGTTCGGCCCAAGCGAAGACTTCGAGACATACCCTCGTGACATGGACGCAGACCTCGCGCAGCTAGATGGCGCAGGTGTTGACTTGGTGTTCGCCCCGCCCGTTGACGAAGTGTATCCGTTTGGCTTCGACACATTCGTCGATGTCGGTCGCATCGGCGAGCGACTAGAAGGCGAACACCGCGCCGGTCACTTTCGCGGCGTGGCGACGGTTGTGTGCAAGCTGCTCACCATCGTACGGCCCGACAGGGCATACTTCGGGCAAAAGGACGCGCAGCAGTGCCTCGTAGTGAAGCGCCTGAACACAGACCTGAATCTCGGCGCGGAGATCGTTGTCTGCCCAACGGTGCGCGACCCGGACGGTCTCGCGCTTAGCAGCCGCAATGTATATCTCAGCGCATCGGAGCGAGAGGTGGCATTGTCGCTGCATCGCTCGCTGACGGTTGCCTGCCAATTGCGCAATCAGGGCGAAACCGATGCCAACCTGGTGAGGCGGCGCATGCGTGAAATAATAACCGCATATCCATCCGCAGCCATCGACTACATCAGCGTCGCAGATGCGGAAGATCTCAGCGAACTCAATATAATTGACCGCCCTGCCCTAGTATCGCTCGCCGTCAGGATCGGCAGAACGCGGCTCATCGACAATGTGATACTATAA
- the panB gene encoding 3-methyl-2-oxobutanoate hydroxymethyltransferase, protein MRTTIREIAAMKRRGERISMITAYDYTSARIVEAAGVDIILVGDSLGQVVLGYDSTVPVTMDDMLHHIKTVVRGTSKVHIVGDLPFMSYQASEVEAIRNAGRLLKEGGAQSVKLEGGRQVADTMHRIVQAGIPVMAHIGLTPQAVNQLGGYRIQGKTTRAAIELIEDAKAVEDAGAFAIVLEGVPSQLAGMITARLTIPTIGIGAGVHCDGQVQVFHDMMGLYTDFTPKHARKYAHLAELMRDAVAEYIHDVRAQSFPSEDESFTLSPAVLAELTGDPQVTAQGER, encoded by the coding sequence ATGAGAACCACCATCAGGGAAATCGCGGCAATGAAGCGGCGTGGCGAGCGTATCTCAATGATTACCGCATACGACTACACCTCCGCGCGCATCGTGGAGGCGGCGGGCGTTGACATCATTCTTGTCGGCGACAGCCTCGGGCAGGTGGTGCTCGGCTACGATTCCACCGTGCCCGTGACGATGGACGACATGCTTCACCACATCAAGACGGTCGTGCGCGGCACGAGCAAGGTGCACATCGTTGGCGACCTGCCGTTCATGAGCTATCAGGCGAGCGAAGTTGAGGCTATACGCAACGCCGGCCGGCTGCTTAAGGAAGGCGGCGCGCAGTCGGTCAAGCTTGAAGGCGGCAGGCAGGTGGCGGACACGATGCACCGCATCGTGCAAGCGGGCATTCCCGTAATGGCGCATATCGGGCTGACACCGCAGGCTGTCAATCAGCTAGGCGGCTATCGTATTCAAGGCAAGACGACGCGCGCGGCTATCGAACTCATCGAGGACGCGAAGGCAGTGGAAGACGCGGGCGCGTTTGCAATCGTGCTGGAAGGCGTCCCCTCCCAGCTCGCGGGCATGATAACCGCGCGCCTGACAATCCCGACCATCGGCATCGGCGCGGGCGTTCACTGCGACGGGCAGGTGCAGGTTTTCCACGACATGATGGGCTTGTACACCGACTTCACGCCAAAGCACGCTCGCAAGTACGCGCACCTCGCCGAGCTGATGCGCGATGCAGTCGCGGAGTACATTCACGATGTCCGCGCGCAGTCGTTCCCGTCCGAAGACGAGAGTTTCACGCTGTCACCGGCGGTACTAGCCGAGCTGACCGGCGATCCGCAGGTCACCGCGCAGGGTGAACGCTGA
- a CDS encoding P1 family peptidase, with protein sequence MNRGSITDVPGIRVGHQTDRSAATGCTVVLCEGGAVGGVDVRGSAPGTRETDLLHPTATVNEVHAVLLSGGSAFGLAAASGVVRHLESKGVGVHFGGAVIPIVPAAILFDLGLVQGDIRPTAEDGEVACVNAAESAPAQGSVGAGTGATVGKMLGMDRAMKGGIGTASITLDDGTPADGANGGLTVGAIVAVNAIGGVYDAASGRIIAGPRSDDGAILDAMDVAVSPSAHSIQADAPSNTTIGVVATNATLNKPQVNKLAAAAQDGIALAVRPAHLMGDGDTMFALATGEREAAFNMNSILTAAVICVSEAIVNAVRQADSLGGVPSVKDIANHG encoded by the coding sequence ATGAATCGCGGCAGCATCACCGATGTGCCGGGCATCCGCGTAGGTCATCAGACAGACCGCTCGGCTGCTACCGGCTGCACCGTCGTCCTGTGCGAGGGCGGCGCAGTCGGAGGCGTCGATGTGCGCGGCTCAGCGCCCGGCACTCGCGAGACCGACTTGCTGCATCCCACCGCAACGGTGAACGAAGTGCATGCCGTGCTGCTCAGCGGCGGCAGCGCGTTCGGTCTAGCGGCTGCGAGCGGGGTCGTGCGCCATCTGGAATCGAAAGGAGTGGGCGTGCATTTCGGCGGCGCGGTTATTCCCATCGTCCCGGCTGCCATCCTGTTCGATTTGGGGCTCGTGCAAGGCGATATACGCCCAACCGCCGAAGACGGTGAAGTGGCATGCGTGAACGCCGCAGAATCCGCGCCGGCGCAGGGCAGCGTGGGCGCAGGAACAGGCGCGACCGTCGGCAAGATGCTCGGCATGGACCGTGCGATGAAGGGCGGCATCGGCACGGCAAGCATCACGCTAGACGACGGGACGCCTGCCGATGGAGCGAACGGCGGACTGACGGTCGGCGCAATTGTCGCGGTCAATGCTATCGGCGGTGTGTATGACGCTGCGAGCGGGCGGATCATCGCCGGTCCGCGCAGCGACGACGGCGCGATATTGGACGCAATGGATGTCGCGGTATCGCCGTCAGCGCATTCAATACAGGCGGACGCGCCATCAAACACCACCATCGGCGTGGTCGCCACCAATGCCACGCTGAACAAACCGCAGGTGAACAAGCTCGCGGCAGCGGCGCAGGACGGCATCGCGCTCGCCGTGCGTCCCGCGCACCTGATGGGCGACGGCGACACGATGTTCGCGCTCGCCACCGGCGAAAGGGAGGCCGCATTCAACATGAACAGCATTCTCACTGCCGCAGTCATCTGCGTAAGCGAGGCAATCGTGAACGCCGTGCGCCAGGCAGACTCGCTTGGCGGCGTACCGTCGGTCAAGGACATTGCGAATCATGGCTAG
- a CDS encoding DUF2520 domain-containing protein: protein MASLDRTSLIGFIGAGRVGGSLALAMSRAGYAVVAVSSRTLASRESFAARIEGCIAYPDFQNTVDACDMLFVSTSDDAISQVVESVDWRDGQGVAHCSGAASLDVLEAAQEQGASPGAFHPMQAFSSVENGVLSIPGITFGIEGDAEMREYLAAIAADIGGNPVFLEAKDKALYHVSGVMMGNLLTCLVGISAEVWEHFGYTRDDGVKALVPMMRAIAYNVETSGIPAAVAGPYPRGDLGTAIKHVEALQSDHPDLLPLYRELALASLHLAVEQGLSAEREGEFRRILTGSNND, encoded by the coding sequence ATGGCTAGTCTCGACAGGACATCGCTAATCGGGTTCATCGGTGCCGGCAGAGTCGGCGGCTCGCTTGCGCTCGCAATGTCGCGAGCGGGATACGCCGTCGTCGCCGTGTCGAGCCGCACATTGGCGTCGCGCGAATCGTTCGCCGCTCGCATCGAAGGCTGCATCGCGTATCCGGACTTTCAGAATACAGTCGATGCCTGCGACATGCTGTTTGTCAGCACATCCGACGACGCAATTTCGCAGGTCGTAGAGTCCGTCGATTGGCGCGATGGGCAAGGCGTGGCGCACTGTTCCGGCGCGGCGTCTCTCGATGTTCTCGAAGCGGCGCAGGAACAAGGCGCGTCGCCTGGCGCGTTCCACCCGATGCAGGCGTTTTCGTCAGTGGAGAACGGCGTATTGAGCATACCCGGCATCACATTCGGCATAGAAGGCGATGCTGAAATGCGGGAGTATCTGGCAGCAATCGCAGCGGACATCGGCGGCAACCCGGTGTTTCTCGAAGCGAAGGACAAGGCGCTCTATCATGTAAGCGGCGTAATGATGGGTAACCTGCTGACATGCTTGGTCGGCATATCGGCGGAAGTCTGGGAGCATTTCGGATACACGCGCGACGACGGAGTCAAGGCGCTCGTCCCGATGATGCGCGCCATCGCCTACAATGTGGAAACATCGGGCATTCCTGCGGCTGTCGCGGGACCCTACCCACGCGGAGATTTAGGTACGGCGATCAAGCACGTGGAAGCGCTCCAATCCGACCACCCGGACTTGCTGCCACTCTACCGCGAACTCGCCTTGGCGAGCCTGCATCTTGCCGTCGAACAAGGCTTGTCCGCTGAACGGGAAGGCGAGTTTCGCAGGATTCTCACCGGAAGCAACAATGACTGA